A DNA window from Cydia pomonella isolate Wapato2018A chromosome 18, ilCydPomo1, whole genome shotgun sequence contains the following coding sequences:
- the LOC133527940 gene encoding elongation of very long chain fatty acids protein 7-like: MDYIVRAYDIVFYERADPRVLDWPLMGSPWPLLFIITSYLAVIKIILPAYMKNRPPYELRSIIKWYNVVQIIANAVVTWGIMTSGWTTTYHFGCMLPDYSLNAEPLRMLRFLWWTIILKLLELLETVFFLMRKKEGQASFLHVYHHCSSLTIIWAATKYVGGGITSFSPMINNAVHVIMYLYYLLSAEGSPGVKATLIKYKKWLTIVQMIQFTFMLVYSSQVFLPSCPASMGVPLLYFPNVIFIYYMFLNFFRESYVKKGKVELNGNGVKKSE; the protein is encoded by the exons ATGGATTATATCGTGAGAGCGTACGACATAGTGTTCTATGAAAGAGCAG ATCCCCGCGTCCTAGACTGGCCGCTCATGGGCTCACCATGGCCTCTCTTATTCATCATCACCAGCTACCTGGCCGTCATCAAGATCATATTACCTGCTTACATGAAGAACCGGCCGCCTTATGAACTGCGAAGCATAATCAAATGGTACAACGTGGTGCAAATTATCGCTAACGCTGTTGTTACTTGGGGG ATCATGACCTCCGGCTGGACAACGACCTACCACTTCGGCTGCATGCTCCCTGACTACTCCCTCAACGCTGAACCGCTAAGGATGCTCCGGTTCCTATGGTGGACCATCATACTAAAGCTACTGGAACTGCTCGAAACAGTGTTCTTCCTCATGAGGAAGAAGGAAGGACAGGCGTCGTTCTTGCATGTCTACCATCATTGCAGCTCGCTCACTATTATTTGGGCGGCGACCAAGTATGTTGGAG GTGGCATAACATCCTTCTCGCCCATGATCAACAATGCCGTGCACGTCATCATGTATCTCTACTACCTACTGTCAGCCGAAGGCAGCCCGGGCGTCAAAGCCACGCTCATCAAGTATAAGAAATGGCTCACTATTGTACAGATG ATCCAATTCACATTTATGCTTGTGTACAGCTCTCAAGTATTCCTACCAAGCTGCCCGGCGTCAATGGGCGTGCCACTTCTATACTTCCCTaatgtgatatttatttactacatGTTCTTGAACTTCTTCAGAGAAAGTTACGTTAAGAAAGGCAAAGTGGAATTAAATGGAAATGGAGTGAAGAAATCTGAATAA